A genomic stretch from Microbacterium proteolyticum includes:
- a CDS encoding ADP-dependent NAD(P)H-hydrate dehydratase produces the protein MTARDWSGRDAAGTFRRPTADDDKYSRGVVGLRTGSERYPGAAVLGVEAAWRTGTGMVRYLGPSRAQDLVLQRRPETVTADGRVQAWVIGSGTDAAERDASETAALRGILSGDLPVVVDAGALDLVPGASAPMIVTPHARELTRLREALGLATEEARDLDVRERLAVETAEALGGVVLSKGAVTIVAAAGGSSRRVRSGTSWLATAGTGDVLGGVLGAIVAGAVAAGRAGVEDLAACAATAAWVHGRAGSVASLSRGSGGGPIVALDVAEALPGVIAALLGDSIA, from the coding sequence ATGACGGCGAGAGACTGGAGCGGGCGGGATGCCGCCGGCACCTTCCGGAGGCCAACGGCGGACGACGACAAGTATTCCCGCGGCGTCGTGGGACTGCGCACCGGGTCCGAACGCTACCCCGGCGCCGCCGTGCTCGGCGTCGAGGCGGCATGGCGCACGGGTACCGGGATGGTCCGCTACCTCGGACCCTCGCGTGCGCAGGATCTCGTGCTGCAGCGTCGCCCCGAGACGGTCACGGCGGACGGGCGTGTGCAAGCGTGGGTGATCGGCTCGGGAACGGATGCCGCCGAGCGCGACGCCTCCGAGACGGCCGCTCTTCGCGGCATCCTGAGCGGGGACCTGCCGGTCGTGGTCGACGCGGGGGCACTGGACCTCGTGCCGGGGGCGTCGGCGCCGATGATCGTCACCCCGCACGCGCGTGAGCTGACCCGGCTCCGAGAGGCGCTGGGTCTCGCGACGGAGGAGGCTCGGGACCTCGACGTCAGGGAACGTCTCGCCGTCGAGACGGCGGAGGCTCTCGGCGGCGTGGTGCTGTCGAAGGGGGCGGTGACCATCGTGGCGGCGGCGGGCGGGAGCAGCCGTCGCGTCCGTTCGGGGACGTCGTGGCTGGCAACGGCCGGAACCGGCGACGTGCTGGGCGGAGTGCTCGGGGCGATCGTCGCCGGCGCCGTGGCCGCTGGACGCGCCGGGGTGGAGGACCTGGCCGCGTGCGCGGCGACCGCGGCATGGGTGCACGGGCGCGCCGGTTCCGTGGCCTCCCTGTCCCGCGGGTCGGGCGGGGGGCCGATCGTCGCGCTCGACGTCGCCGAAGCGCTGCCCGGCGTGATCGCCGCCCTCCTCGGGGACTCGATCGCATAA
- a CDS encoding multifunctional oxoglutarate decarboxylase/oxoglutarate dehydrogenase thiamine pyrophosphate-binding subunit/dihydrolipoyllysine-residue succinyltransferase subunit: MSSQVTGVGTSSEGEFGANEWLVDELYEQFTADKHSVDKAWWPILEAYHPVVDGSSAAAPPPAPPAAATPPASEPHPVTAPIPVVGQAPVARTTTKPAAPRPIPAQAPNAVPSVGAESTEEDRVTVLKGMPKALASNMDDSLTVPTATSVRTVPAKLMIDNRIVINNHMSRTRGGKVSFTHLIGWALIQALKEFPSQNVYYAEIDGKPSVVAPAHVNLGIAIDMPKPDGTRALLVPSIKRADTLTFGEFLASYEDLVRRARGNKLTPADFQGTTVSLTNPGGIGTVHSVPRLMRGQGAIIGAGALDYPAEFQGASEKTLNEFAIGKTITLTSTYDHRVIQGAGSGEFLKKVHELLIGQRGFYEDIFAALRIPYAPIHWAADISVDISERIDKSARVQELINSFRVRGHLMADIDPLEYVQRTHPDLEIEQHGLTFWDLDREFVTGGLGGKRVAKLRDILGVLRDSYCRTMGVEYMHIQDPAQRQWFQRNVEVKYTKPGHDEQLRILSKLNQAEAFETFLQTKYVGQKRFSLEGGESLIPLLDQILQGAASAGLDGAAIGMAHRGRLNVLTNIAGKTYGHVFREFEGAVAVGSKRGSGDVKYHLGTEGTFVGDAGDELPVYLAANPSHLETVDGVLEGIVRAKQDRKPIGTFSWLPILVHGDAAFAGQGVVVETLQMSQLRGYRTGGTIHVVVNNQVGFTTTPTDARTSVYATDVAKTIQAPILHVNGDDPEAVVRAAELAFLYREEFHRDIVIDLVCYRRRGHNEGDDPSMTQPLMTNLIEAKRSVRRLYTESLVGRGDITEDEYEQAKQDFQSRLEVAFADTHEAETGANPVATSDAADEPVSGAPETTGVSREVVQHIGDAFVNKPDGFTVHNKLQQLLDKRLDMSRNGNIDWAFGELLAFGSVLMEGTPVRLAGQDSRRGTFVQRHAVLHDRDNGQEWLPLANLSENQGRFWVYDSLLSEYAAMAFEYGYSVERPDALVLWEAQFGDFANGAQSVIDEFISSADQKWAQQSSVVLLLPHGYEGQGPDHSSARIERYLQMCAQDNMTVARPSTPASYFHLLRRQAYQCPRRPLVVFTPKAMLRLRGATSPVEDFLEGRFEPVLDDDRGIDRGAVKRVLLHAGKIHWDLRAELDKNPNPEIALVRLEQYHPAPAEELTRVLAQYPDAEVVWVQDEPENQGAWPFIALELADRVGRPIRRISRAAAASTATGSPKVHANEHSAIMREALAR; the protein is encoded by the coding sequence GTGTCGAGCCAGGTGACGGGCGTCGGTACTTCGAGCGAGGGCGAGTTCGGCGCGAACGAGTGGCTCGTAGACGAGCTCTACGAACAGTTCACAGCCGACAAGCACTCCGTAGACAAGGCCTGGTGGCCGATCCTGGAGGCGTACCACCCGGTCGTCGACGGATCCTCCGCCGCCGCTCCCCCGCCTGCGCCACCCGCCGCGGCCACACCGCCGGCGTCCGAGCCCCACCCCGTGACCGCCCCGATCCCCGTGGTCGGACAGGCACCGGTGGCGCGCACGACGACCAAGCCCGCGGCCCCCCGCCCCATCCCCGCGCAGGCCCCCAACGCGGTGCCCTCGGTCGGTGCGGAGAGCACCGAAGAAGACCGCGTGACCGTGCTGAAGGGGATGCCGAAGGCTCTGGCATCCAACATGGACGACTCGCTCACGGTCCCCACCGCGACGAGCGTGCGGACCGTGCCGGCGAAGCTGATGATCGACAACCGCATCGTCATCAACAACCACATGTCGCGCACGCGCGGCGGCAAGGTCAGCTTCACCCACCTGATCGGCTGGGCGCTGATCCAGGCGCTCAAAGAGTTCCCGAGCCAGAACGTGTACTATGCCGAGATCGACGGCAAGCCCTCGGTCGTGGCTCCCGCGCACGTCAACCTCGGTATCGCGATCGACATGCCGAAGCCAGACGGGACCCGCGCGCTCCTCGTGCCGAGCATCAAGCGGGCCGACACCCTCACCTTCGGGGAGTTCCTCGCCTCGTACGAGGATCTCGTGCGCCGCGCGCGCGGCAACAAGCTGACACCGGCCGACTTCCAGGGCACGACGGTGTCGCTCACGAACCCCGGCGGTATCGGCACCGTGCACTCCGTGCCCCGCCTCATGCGCGGCCAGGGCGCGATCATCGGCGCGGGTGCGCTCGATTACCCTGCCGAGTTCCAGGGTGCGAGCGAGAAGACGCTGAACGAGTTCGCGATCGGCAAGACGATCACCCTCACCAGCACGTACGACCACCGTGTCATCCAGGGCGCCGGCTCGGGCGAGTTCCTGAAGAAGGTGCACGAGCTGCTCATCGGTCAGCGCGGGTTCTACGAAGACATCTTCGCGGCGCTGCGCATCCCCTACGCCCCCATCCACTGGGCCGCCGACATCAGCGTCGACATCTCGGAGCGCATCGACAAGAGCGCCCGCGTGCAGGAGCTCATCAACTCCTTCCGCGTGCGCGGTCACCTCATGGCCGACATCGACCCGCTCGAGTACGTGCAGCGCACGCACCCCGACCTCGAGATCGAGCAGCACGGCCTGACGTTCTGGGATCTCGACCGCGAATTCGTCACCGGCGGTCTCGGCGGCAAGCGCGTCGCCAAGCTCCGCGACATCCTGGGAGTGCTCCGGGACTCGTACTGCCGGACCATGGGTGTGGAGTACATGCACATCCAGGACCCGGCGCAGCGCCAGTGGTTCCAGCGCAACGTCGAGGTCAAGTACACCAAGCCCGGCCACGACGAGCAGCTGCGCATCCTGTCGAAGCTCAACCAGGCCGAGGCGTTCGAGACGTTCCTGCAGACCAAGTACGTCGGGCAGAAGCGCTTCAGCCTCGAGGGCGGAGAGTCCCTCATCCCGCTGCTGGACCAGATCCTCCAGGGCGCCGCCTCCGCGGGGCTCGACGGCGCCGCGATCGGAATGGCCCACCGCGGGCGTCTGAACGTGCTCACCAACATCGCGGGCAAGACCTACGGCCACGTGTTCCGCGAGTTCGAGGGTGCGGTCGCGGTCGGGAGCAAGCGCGGCTCGGGCGACGTGAAGTACCACTTGGGCACCGAGGGCACCTTCGTCGGCGACGCCGGCGACGAACTGCCGGTGTACCTCGCCGCCAACCCCTCGCACCTCGAGACCGTCGACGGCGTGCTCGAGGGCATCGTGCGCGCCAAGCAGGACCGCAAGCCCATCGGCACGTTCTCGTGGCTGCCCATCCTCGTGCACGGCGACGCCGCGTTCGCGGGCCAGGGCGTGGTCGTCGAGACCCTGCAGATGTCGCAGCTGCGCGGCTACCGCACGGGCGGCACGATCCACGTGGTCGTGAACAACCAGGTCGGCTTCACCACCACCCCCACCGACGCACGCACCTCGGTGTACGCCACCGACGTGGCCAAGACGATCCAGGCGCCGATCCTGCACGTCAACGGCGACGACCCCGAGGCCGTCGTCCGCGCCGCGGAGCTGGCGTTCCTGTACCGCGAGGAGTTCCATCGCGACATCGTCATCGACCTCGTCTGCTACCGCCGTCGCGGTCACAACGAGGGCGACGACCCCTCGATGACGCAGCCGCTGATGACCAACCTCATCGAGGCGAAGCGCTCCGTCCGCCGGCTGTACACCGAGTCGCTGGTCGGCCGCGGTGACATCACCGAGGACGAGTACGAGCAGGCCAAGCAGGACTTCCAGAGCCGTCTCGAGGTCGCCTTCGCCGACACGCACGAGGCGGAGACGGGCGCCAACCCCGTCGCCACGTCCGATGCCGCCGACGAGCCGGTGAGCGGTGCTCCCGAGACCACCGGTGTGTCCCGCGAGGTCGTCCAGCACATCGGTGACGCGTTCGTGAACAAGCCCGACGGCTTCACGGTGCACAACAAGCTGCAGCAGCTGCTCGACAAGCGACTCGACATGAGCCGCAACGGCAACATCGACTGGGCCTTCGGCGAGCTGCTCGCCTTCGGCTCCGTGCTGATGGAGGGCACGCCGGTGCGCCTCGCGGGTCAGGATTCGCGTCGCGGCACCTTCGTGCAGCGGCACGCGGTGCTGCACGACCGTGACAACGGCCAGGAATGGCTGCCGCTGGCGAACCTCAGCGAAAATCAGGGCCGCTTCTGGGTCTACGACTCGCTCCTCAGCGAGTACGCCGCGATGGCCTTCGAGTACGGCTACTCGGTCGAGCGTCCCGACGCGCTCGTGCTCTGGGAGGCGCAGTTCGGCGACTTCGCGAACGGCGCGCAATCGGTCATCGACGAGTTCATCTCGTCGGCCGACCAGAAGTGGGCGCAGCAGTCGAGCGTCGTGCTTCTGCTCCCCCACGGCTACGAGGGACAAGGCCCCGACCACTCGTCGGCCCGTATCGAGCGCTACCTGCAGATGTGCGCGCAAGACAACATGACGGTCGCGCGCCCCTCGACCCCCGCGTCGTACTTCCACCTGCTGCGTCGTCAGGCCTACCAGTGCCCGCGTCGCCCCCTCGTCGTGTTCACGCCGAAGGCCATGCTGCGTCTGCGCGGCGCCACGAGCCCCGTCGAGGACTTCCTCGAGGGTCGTTTCGAGCCGGTGCTCGACGACGACCGCGGCATCGACCGCGGCGCGGTGAAGCGCGTGCTTCTGCACGCCGGCAAGATCCACTGGGACCTGCGGGCCGAGCTCGACAAGAACCCGAACCCCGAGATCGCCCTCGTGCGTCTCGAGCAGTACCACCCGGCGCCGGCCGAGGAGTTGACTCGCGTTCTCGCGCAGTACCCGGATGCCGAAGTGGTGTGGGTGCAGGACGAGCCCGAGAACCAGGGAGCGTGGCCGTTCATCGCCCTCGAGCTCGCCGATCGGGTCGGCCGGCCGATCCGTCGCATCTCGCGCGCTGCCGCCGCCTCGACCGCGACCGGCTCTCCCAAGGTGCATGCGAACGAGCACAGCGCCATCATGCGGGAGGCGCTCGCGCGCTGA
- a CDS encoding hemolysin family protein: MDYVMLGVGLLLTVGTGLFVASEFALVNLDRADLEARRDAGESRLSLTIDALRITSTHLSSAQLGITLTTLLTGYTMEPAISNLLRPVFQSWGLPEALIVSLAAVVGVGFATVLSMILGELVPKNFALAIPRQTAKLVIPFQVAFTAVFKPAIVVLNGSANGVLRAMGVEPKEELSGARSAEELSSLVKRSASAGMLEKDTASLLDRSLTFARLSAADVMTPRPSVHALAAGDPADDVVQLARRTGHSRFPVYGESMDDIIGVVHLKAAIGVPREKRGEVPVAALSTEPLRVPETVHLDTLVSELRSRGYQMAIVVDEYGGTAGVVTLEDLVEEIVGEVLDEHDRSRAGVVRSAASVTFPGDLRPDEVLDRAGIRVPEGEVYDTVGGFIMAALERIPAVGDTVDLDDGVLAVQRMDGRRVDRVQFTPTPREQDVDDLVRAAKGGDQ, translated from the coding sequence ATGGATTACGTCATGCTGGGCGTGGGGCTGCTTCTCACCGTGGGGACCGGGCTGTTCGTCGCGAGCGAATTCGCCCTCGTCAACCTCGACCGTGCCGATCTCGAAGCCCGCCGCGACGCGGGCGAGTCGCGGTTGTCGCTGACCATCGACGCGCTGCGCATCACGTCGACGCACCTGTCGAGCGCACAGCTGGGTATCACGCTGACGACGCTCCTCACCGGATACACGATGGAACCGGCCATCTCGAACCTGCTGCGTCCCGTCTTCCAGTCGTGGGGTCTGCCCGAGGCGCTCATCGTCTCGCTCGCGGCCGTGGTCGGCGTGGGGTTCGCCACGGTGCTGTCGATGATCCTCGGTGAGCTCGTGCCGAAGAACTTCGCCCTGGCCATTCCGCGGCAGACGGCGAAGCTCGTCATCCCGTTCCAGGTGGCCTTCACCGCGGTGTTCAAACCCGCGATCGTCGTGCTCAACGGCAGCGCCAACGGCGTGCTGCGCGCCATGGGGGTGGAGCCCAAGGAGGAGCTGTCCGGCGCGCGGTCGGCCGAGGAGCTGTCGAGCCTCGTCAAGCGCTCGGCCAGCGCCGGGATGCTCGAGAAGGACACCGCTTCGCTGCTCGATCGCAGCCTCACTTTCGCCCGTCTCAGCGCCGCGGACGTCATGACTCCCCGCCCGAGCGTGCACGCGCTCGCCGCAGGCGATCCCGCCGACGACGTCGTGCAGCTCGCGCGACGCACCGGGCACAGCCGCTTCCCCGTCTACGGCGAGTCGATGGACGACATCATCGGCGTCGTGCATCTGAAGGCGGCCATCGGCGTGCCGCGCGAGAAGCGCGGCGAGGTGCCGGTGGCGGCGCTGTCGACCGAACCGCTGCGCGTCCCCGAGACCGTGCACCTCGACACGCTCGTGTCGGAACTGCGCTCGCGCGGGTACCAGATGGCGATCGTCGTCGACGAGTACGGCGGCACCGCCGGGGTCGTCACCCTCGAAGACCTCGTGGAGGAGATCGTCGGCGAGGTGCTCGACGAGCACGACCGCTCACGCGCCGGCGTCGTGCGTTCCGCGGCATCCGTCACCTTCCCGGGCGACCTCCGGCCCGACGAGGTGCTCGATCGCGCGGGCATCCGCGTGCCCGAGGGGGAGGTGTACGACACGGTGGGCGGGTTCATCATGGCCGCGCTCGAGCGCATCCCCGCTGTCGGCGACACCGTCGACCTCGACGACGGGGTGCTCGCCGTGCAGCGGATGGACGGTCGGCGGGTCGACCGCGTGCAGTTCACCCCCACGCCCCGGGAGCAGGACGTCGACGACCTCGTCCGCGCGGCGAAGGGCGGTGATCAGTGA
- a CDS encoding hemolysin family protein, whose protein sequence is MSDWAGIAWLVVLLVANAFFVGAEFAVISARRSQIEPHADRGSRAAKTALYAMEHATLMLATCQLGITICSLLILNVSEPAIHHLLAGPLGLTGIPEAAVDIASFIVALLIVSYLHVVFGEMVPKNLAFSLPDRAVLMLAPPLVAVSKAFHPVIVALNWTANHVLRLFRVEPKDEAASTYTLDEVATIVTQSRREGVLDDTSGTVTAVVEFTEKKAADIAVPMGQLVTLPETTTPAEIERAVAQHGYSRYVIVDAAGNPTGYVHLKDVLRAAEGSDAVMLRPIPGKRVHHMVSVLESTDLEDALALMRRSGRHLAQVRDEQGDVQAVLFLEDVIEELVGEVQDATERRRFI, encoded by the coding sequence ATGAGCGATTGGGCGGGAATCGCGTGGCTGGTCGTGCTGCTGGTCGCCAATGCGTTCTTCGTCGGTGCCGAGTTCGCCGTCATCTCCGCGCGCCGGTCGCAGATCGAACCGCACGCCGACCGCGGGTCGCGGGCGGCGAAGACGGCGCTGTACGCCATGGAGCACGCCACTCTCATGCTGGCGACCTGCCAGCTCGGCATCACGATCTGCTCGCTGCTGATCTTGAACGTGTCGGAGCCGGCGATCCACCACCTGCTGGCGGGGCCCCTCGGGCTCACCGGGATCCCCGAGGCCGCCGTCGACATCGCCTCGTTCATCGTCGCGCTGCTGATCGTGTCGTACCTGCACGTGGTGTTCGGCGAGATGGTGCCGAAGAACCTCGCGTTCTCGCTGCCGGATCGCGCGGTGCTCATGCTCGCCCCGCCGTTGGTGGCGGTGTCGAAGGCGTTCCACCCCGTCATCGTCGCCCTCAACTGGACGGCCAACCATGTGCTGCGCCTGTTCCGCGTCGAGCCGAAGGACGAGGCCGCCTCGACCTACACCCTCGACGAGGTCGCGACCATCGTCACCCAGTCGCGCCGCGAGGGCGTGCTCGACGACACCTCCGGGACGGTCACGGCGGTGGTGGAGTTCACCGAGAAGAAGGCGGCGGACATCGCCGTGCCGATGGGCCAGCTGGTCACCCTCCCCGAGACCACCACCCCGGCCGAGATCGAGCGGGCCGTCGCTCAGCACGGCTACTCGCGCTACGTGATCGTCGACGCGGCGGGCAACCCCACGGGGTACGTCCACCTCAAGGACGTGCTCCGGGCGGCAGAAGGATCGGATGCCGTCATGCTCCGGCCCATCCCGGGCAAGCGCGTGCACCACATGGTGTCGGTGCTCGAGTCGACCGACCTCGAGGACGCCCTCGCGCTCATGCGCCGCTCCGGTCGGCACCTCGCCCAGGTGCGCGACGAGCAGGGCGACGTGCAGGCCGTGCTGTTCCTGGAGGACGTCATCGAAGAGCTCGTGGGCGAGGTGCAGGACGCCACCGAGCGACGCCGTTTCATCTGA
- a CDS encoding thiamine-binding protein, with product MLIAFSVAPSGIGSASAESPDGSVHDAVAAAVAVVRSSGLPHRTTSMFTEIEGEWDEVFAVVKAATEAVLPYGSRVSLVLKADIRPGRTGEIEGKVDRLEQALERRSD from the coding sequence ATGCTCATCGCCTTCTCCGTCGCTCCTTCCGGCATCGGTTCCGCCTCCGCGGAGAGCCCTGACGGGTCGGTGCACGACGCGGTCGCCGCGGCCGTCGCCGTCGTTCGCTCGTCCGGTCTGCCGCACCGGACGACGTCGATGTTCACGGAGATCGAGGGGGAGTGGGACGAGGTGTTCGCCGTCGTCAAGGCTGCGACGGAAGCCGTTCTGCCCTACGGCTCGCGCGTGTCGCTCGTTCTCAAGGCCGACATCCGGCCCGGCCGCACGGGCGAGATCGAGGGCAAGGTCGACCGCCTGGAGCAGGCGTTGGAGCGTCGCAGCGACTGA
- a CDS encoding glycosyltransferase family 87 protein — MLRRVIPLLIAFVAVHVVVAVLGYQQPNEPMGDVYLVYEPWSRCALFGGVDVTSCTRSDTWQWPGITEKWIYPQLAFLPMTFAWVFAWAIGYTPAWALTVSLCNLVAFLVLVGDARSRGRVVAAWFWLAAILLIGPVGIYRIDGITVPLALLGGIWMLRRPLVASLLLSIAVWMKVWPAAILAAGLVVIRRRLALVWGAVAVSLATIIPVVALGGAGFVFGFVGDQTSRGIQMEAPVGGLYMFLAAFYVPGSQVYYDADVLTFQVTGPGAEPLIAAMTPLMLIVMAGVAGVGVWKLRHGATFLALFPPLSLALVTAFIALNKVGSPQYYVWLFAPVALGLMLDRRRWYAFAGMTLVIAGLTQWMYPLLYDGLMATHPNPFPVVVLELRNALALVLLVWAILRVVKAPVGRVRPPAGLREIVTGRRPVPPRVPAGR; from the coding sequence GTGCTGAGGCGTGTCATCCCCCTGTTGATCGCGTTCGTCGCCGTGCACGTCGTGGTGGCCGTTCTGGGCTACCAGCAGCCCAATGAACCCATGGGCGACGTGTACCTGGTCTACGAACCGTGGTCGCGCTGCGCCCTCTTCGGCGGCGTGGACGTGACCTCGTGCACGCGGAGCGACACCTGGCAGTGGCCCGGCATCACCGAGAAGTGGATCTACCCGCAGCTCGCGTTCCTGCCGATGACCTTCGCGTGGGTGTTCGCCTGGGCGATCGGCTACACCCCCGCGTGGGCCCTGACGGTGTCGTTGTGCAACCTCGTCGCCTTCCTCGTCCTCGTGGGCGACGCGCGCTCGCGCGGACGCGTCGTCGCAGCCTGGTTCTGGCTCGCGGCGATCCTCCTGATCGGTCCGGTCGGCATCTACCGCATCGACGGGATCACCGTGCCCCTCGCCCTCCTCGGCGGCATCTGGATGCTCCGGCGACCCCTCGTGGCATCCCTTCTGCTGTCGATCGCGGTGTGGATGAAGGTGTGGCCGGCGGCGATCCTCGCCGCCGGGCTCGTGGTGATCCGTCGTCGTCTCGCGCTGGTCTGGGGCGCGGTGGCCGTGTCGCTCGCCACCATCATCCCCGTCGTGGCCCTGGGCGGCGCCGGGTTCGTCTTCGGTTTCGTCGGCGACCAGACCTCGCGCGGGATCCAGATGGAGGCGCCCGTCGGGGGCCTCTACATGTTCCTCGCTGCGTTCTACGTGCCGGGGAGCCAGGTCTATTACGACGCTGACGTGCTCACGTTCCAGGTGACGGGACCGGGTGCGGAGCCGCTGATCGCGGCGATGACGCCCCTCATGCTGATCGTCATGGCGGGCGTAGCCGGCGTGGGCGTGTGGAAGCTGCGCCACGGGGCCACGTTCCTCGCCCTCTTCCCGCCGCTCTCGCTGGCGCTCGTGACCGCGTTCATCGCCCTCAACAAAGTGGGCTCGCCACAGTACTACGTGTGGCTGTTCGCACCGGTCGCTCTGGGCCTCATGCTCGACCGTCGTCGCTGGTACGCGTTCGCGGGCATGACGCTGGTGATCGCCGGGCTCACGCAGTGGATGTACCCGCTGCTGTACGACGGTCTGATGGCGACGCATCCCAATCCCTTCCCCGTGGTCGTGCTCGAGCTGCGCAACGCTCTCGCGCTGGTCCTGCTGGTGTGGGCGATCCTGCGGGTCGTGAAGGCCCCCGTCGGACGCGTACGCCCGCCCGCGGGCCTGCGCGAGATCGTCACCGGGCGGCGGCCGGTGCCGCCGCGCGTGCCCGCCGGGCGCTGA
- a CDS encoding glycoside hydrolase family 76 protein, producing the protein MDAVSRAQERAMAAESAVVRRYVRRHGPVAWAHAATPGVPGARTWHYWWHAHLLHVLRDAQQHRPDPRRARLLRELHRGITLRTLGRWTTPFYDDVAWMTLALQRYDLHDRRIDRLTRRLDEAVDPAVGALPWAVDSALYNAPANGPAAIALAWTARRGSAVDLDAWVAATLDDPATGLVRDGVEHGMVRPELWTYNQGVAIGSALALAEGAPDADARDAHEARAASLVQAIVRWCEPDGGLFPAAGGGDGGLFAGILARYLAEAAVWFATDAAREEHRNVSRAAGDLVRRNAEALWHGRRDGLLPADPRRPARAEGEDLDLSVQLGGWITLEAEVAVLTS; encoded by the coding sequence ATGGATGCCGTCTCTCGCGCACAAGAACGTGCGATGGCCGCCGAGTCGGCCGTCGTCCGCCGGTACGTCCGTCGCCACGGGCCGGTGGCCTGGGCGCATGCCGCGACGCCGGGCGTCCCCGGCGCCCGGACGTGGCACTACTGGTGGCACGCGCACCTGCTGCACGTGCTCCGGGACGCCCAGCAGCACCGGCCCGATCCGCGTCGGGCGCGCCTGCTGCGGGAGCTGCACCGCGGCATCACGCTGCGCACGCTCGGACGGTGGACCACCCCGTTCTACGACGACGTGGCGTGGATGACCCTGGCCCTGCAGAGGTACGACCTGCACGATCGGCGGATCGACCGCCTGACGCGCCGGCTCGATGAGGCCGTCGACCCGGCGGTGGGTGCACTTCCGTGGGCGGTCGACAGCGCGCTCTACAACGCCCCGGCCAACGGACCCGCCGCGATCGCCCTCGCGTGGACCGCGCGTCGCGGATCGGCCGTGGACCTCGACGCCTGGGTCGCGGCGACACTCGACGACCCGGCGACGGGGCTGGTGCGGGACGGCGTCGAGCACGGGATGGTCCGCCCGGAGCTGTGGACGTACAACCAGGGCGTGGCGATCGGATCCGCTCTCGCGCTCGCCGAGGGGGCACCCGACGCCGATGCGCGCGACGCCCATGAGGCGCGGGCGGCGTCGCTGGTGCAGGCGATCGTGCGGTGGTGCGAGCCGGACGGCGGGCTCTTCCCCGCGGCCGGGGGCGGCGACGGCGGACTCTTCGCCGGCATCCTCGCCCGCTACCTCGCGGAGGCGGCGGTATGGTTCGCAACCGATGCCGCGCGAGAGGAGCATCGGAACGTGTCCCGCGCGGCGGGCGACCTCGTGCGGCGCAACGCGGAGGCACTGTGGCACGGTCGACGCGACGGCCTTCTGCCCGCGGACCCGCGACGCCCGGCTCGCGCCGAGGGCGAGGACCTCGATCTCTCGGTCCAGCTCGGCGGGTGGATCACCCTCGAAGCGGAGGTCGCCGTTCTCACCAGCTGA
- a CDS encoding oxidoreductase, with protein MSALFTPLSIRGIEMRNRLWVSPMCQYSAVDGVPNDWHHVHLAQFAAGGAGLVIAEASAVSPEGRISPDDAGVWNDAQAAAWAPIVAAVRARGAVAGVQLSHAGRKASTSSPLTGERGSVSVDAGGWATVAPSASAYASYAEPVALDAAGIEKVVADFADAARRAADAGFEVVEVHAAHGYLLHQFLSPLTNHRDDEYGGSLENRVRLLSRVVAAVRAAAPDAAVFVRFSATDAADGGWDVADTVAAARIAAEAGADLIDVSSAGLVPEQHVVPGPGYQVGYAAEVRRETGLLVSAVGMIDDPALAEQIVADGRADAVMSAREWLRDPHYALRAAVALGAPVPAPAQYLRAY; from the coding sequence GTGAGCGCCCTCTTCACACCCCTGTCCATCCGCGGTATCGAGATGCGCAATCGCCTGTGGGTCTCGCCGATGTGCCAGTACAGCGCCGTCGACGGCGTCCCGAACGATTGGCATCACGTGCACCTCGCCCAGTTCGCGGCGGGCGGCGCGGGACTCGTGATCGCCGAAGCGAGTGCGGTCTCACCCGAGGGCCGGATCTCGCCCGATGACGCGGGAGTGTGGAACGACGCCCAGGCGGCGGCGTGGGCACCGATCGTCGCCGCGGTCCGCGCCCGAGGCGCGGTCGCCGGCGTGCAGCTCAGTCACGCCGGGCGGAAAGCCTCGACCTCCTCGCCCCTCACCGGCGAGCGCGGATCGGTCTCCGTCGACGCGGGCGGGTGGGCCACCGTCGCCCCGTCGGCATCCGCCTACGCCTCCTACGCCGAGCCTGTCGCGCTGGATGCCGCCGGCATCGAGAAGGTCGTGGCCGACTTCGCGGATGCCGCCCGCCGAGCCGCCGACGCCGGGTTCGAGGTCGTCGAGGTGCACGCGGCGCACGGCTACCTGCTGCACCAGTTCCTCTCCCCGCTCACGAACCACCGCGACGATGAGTACGGCGGTTCTCTCGAGAACCGTGTGCGCCTGCTCTCCCGGGTCGTCGCGGCGGTGCGCGCCGCCGCCCCGGACGCGGCGGTCTTCGTCCGCTTCTCCGCCACCGACGCCGCCGACGGCGGCTGGGACGTGGCCGACACGGTCGCCGCGGCGCGCATCGCCGCCGAGGCCGGCGCCGATCTGATCGACGTCTCCAGCGCCGGCCTCGTGCCGGAGCAGCACGTGGTGCCGGGCCCCGGCTATCAGGTGGGTTACGCCGCCGAGGTCCGCCGCGAGACCGGCCTGCTCGTCAGCGCCGTCGGCATGATCGACGACCCGGCCCTCGCGGAACAGATCGTCGCCGACGGCCGCGCCGACGCGGTCATGTCGGCGCGCGAGTGGTTGCGGGATCCGCACTACGCGCTGCGTGCCGCCGTCGCGCTGGGCGCTCCCGTGCCCGCCCCTGCGCAGTACCTTCGCGCGTACTGA